From the Perca flavescens isolate YP-PL-M2 chromosome 21, PFLA_1.0, whole genome shotgun sequence genome, one window contains:
- the foxj1b gene encoding forkhead box protein J1-B, with amino-acid sequence MPVLTSPDIANKFTEKWLEVYLEDQVTGSDSVPLDDSLTSLHWLQNFSILNADPERPNGAGPGCPSSQQHLYLKRLGFPRGGTDSPSSPPAGDTAATGMPLYLGSPVTSGSESTAEPLFANCAHPGNGYVQIPIQASPPVEVDYKSNPKVKPPYSYASLICMAMQASKQPKVTLSTIYNWITENFCYYRHAEPSWQNSIRHNLSLNKCFRKVPRQKDEPGKGGFWQIDPQYADMFVNGIFKRRRMSANNYNNSGSSGPHRQSKPVQGYHSTQNGYPYQVLGGKRKHLPSKNNSKAMRATESPLLASEAHKADILRGDFDLASVFDDVLSGNCSTFEDLDINTALSSLGCEMEVSMQGRQQQAAGLGRWCGGGDVMGQSQQLNHHQSYGYMDCTLNMGELHVPPPPQQQHPQQLDQDQLLQSHHHHHRHLQQFDEPSALFSEQPEETVLQPWEEIKEEAQAIPLTLDQGFGLCESFFTEMQPWERVEAYL; translated from the exons ATGCCGGTTCTGACGAGCCCCGACATTGCCAACAAGTTCACTGAGAAATGGCTGGAGGTTTACCTCGAGGATCAGGTCACCGGGTCCGACTCTGTCCCCCTGGACGACAGCCTCACTAGCCTCCACTGGCTCCAGAATTTCTCCATCCTCAACGCGGACCCGGAGCGACCCAACGGAGCTGGACCGGGCTGCCCGTCCTCCCAGCAGCACCTGTATCTCAAGCGGCTCGGCTTCCCCAGAGGAGGCACCGACTCTCCGTCCAGCCCGCCGGCCGGGGACACCGCCGCCACCGGGATGCCTCTGTACCTCGGCAGCCCCGTCACCTCTGGCAGCGAGTCCACCGCGGAGCCGCTGTTCGCCAACTGCGCACATCCAGGGAACGGCTACGTCCAGATCCCCATCCAGGCCAGCCCGCCTGTGGAAGTCGACTACAAAAGCAACCCTAAAGTCAAACCGCCCTATTCCTACGCTTCTCTCATCTGCATGGCCATGCAGGCCAGCAAGCAGCCCAAAGTAACTCTGTCCACCATCTACAACTGGATAACGGAGAATTTCTGCTACTACAGACACGCGGAGCCCAGCTGGCAG AACTCGATTCGTCACAACCTGTCCCTCAACAAGTGTTTCAGGAAGGTCCCCAGGCAGAAAGACGAGCCAGGGAAGGGAGGCTTCTGGCAGATCGATCCACAGTATGCAGATATGTTTGTCAATGGCATCTTCAAACGCAGGAGGATGTCCGCTAACAACTACAACAACAGCGGCAGCAGTGGCCCCCACAGACAGAGCAAACCGGTTCAGGGTTATCACAGCACCCAAAATGGCTACCCTTACCAAGTGCTGGGCGGCAAACGGAAGCACCTGCCCTCTAAGAACAACAGCAAGGCAATGAGGGCGACTGAGTCCCCTCTTTTAGCCTCAGAGGCCCACAAAGCAGACATCCTGAGGGGGGACTTTGACCTCGCGTCCGTGTTCGACGATGTTCTCAGCGGGAACTGTAGCACCTTCGAGGATTTGGACATCAACACGGCGCTGAGCTCCCTGGGCTGCGAGATGGAGGTTTCCATGCAGGGGAGGCAGCAGCAGGCGGCTGGGCTGGGGAGGTGGTGCGGCGGAGGGGACGTCATGGGTCAGAGCCAGCAACTGAACCACCACCAATCCTACGGTTACATGGATTGCACGCTCAATATGGGAGAGCTCCACGTGCCGCCGCcgccgcagcagcagcatccgCAGCAGCTGGACCAGGATCAGCTGCTCCAaagccaccaccaccaccaccgccacctgCAGCAGTTCGACGAGCCCTCCGCGCTCTTCTCGGAGCAGCCCGAGGAAACGGTGCTGCAGCCCTGGGAGGAGATCAAAGAAGAGGCACAGGCGATTCCTCTGACTCTGGATCAAGGCTTCGGCCTATGCGAGAGCTTCTTCACAGAGATGCAGCCATGGGAACGAGTGGAGGCCTatctgtga